The segment aaaaacttgaaaattaaaaagatatataaaacaattcattgtttaataaaaattttgtgcTTTTTCAAACGTTTCTGAAAATTTGACAGATGTACAAATGTGTTCTTTTAGTAATTTCTAATTTTAGCAAGTTCTTTTATAAAACAATGCCCTCGTCTGTTTCAGCTATAACGAAAGACATTAGTGGGTAATTATATATTAACAGACaaactgacagacagacagacggacaaacagacaggGAGACTGTCAGCCTCTCTTCTTTCGTCTCAATTGATTAAAACATAGTTTCATGACAACAATGATATCTCAGAAATCCATGGGACGACATATCATAAGAACACACAACTTTGTGATACACAATATACAGGAACATTATATAAAAGATCCGCTTATTGGAAATGAAAGTTTTACAAATGGAAGGCATAtcacatatgatttttttaaatggttcCCTGATTTCAAGTAATGTGGCATATCATGATCTGATATGTATTCAAGACTGATTTGTCATGGGCGACTGCGCATGTGTCGATCATTGGAATAACATACTAGTAATATGATGACGGATTTCATATAAAACATAGACAGACAAATGAAATATGAACGATATAACAGAAACACAATCAAATAATAAGATCCTCCTCTTCGTCGTCATCCAGTAACTTAAATCTGCTGGATGTCTCTTTTAACCGCGACCTGTTCCTGCAAAATCCACGGTCCACGCTAAAAGAATCGCAGCACTTTGCACTTCCTGTGTAACACTTTGCACTTCCTGTGCAACACTTGTTTTGGCAACATCGGCAAATGTGGCAACatttggtacaaaaataaatactcATGGCAATGACGATGAAAATGAATACTCCCCCGAACACGGCGACTGTGACGTAATGGAAGGGCAGGGGGCACTTACAGGTAGGGTGGTTGTTGTAATAGCCGTCCTTACACTCCCAGTTTCCTATTCTTGGGCCATGATTGTTCTGAACCAACCAGAATTTGTCAATAGTTGAGTTGAAATCCACGGAAACTTGTTCAAACAGAAGGTGCGTTCGATTGACTACTATCAATCTTCCATAGGAGTGACTGCTGGCTGTGTCTGCTCTGAATGCTGACCACGGTTCTGAAATTAGAGATACTTCGTCAAGtacaaatcaaatattgtttatatattaatcATTCTGGATTTTTATAACCttgtatactgtggtttcattaatattcaagctAGTGTATCAGTTTTtatggataaagtgaaaatcacagtttcaaggatacgtaaattcaaGGCCAaagaccctatcaatacaaaatcttaatagaaattgcacttcaatgaacatttaatttcgtggatcaacttaacaacgaaatcaacgaaaattggtattcaacgaattttgatgaaacaacagtattttattttatcatttcaataccaaataaaaacaataaagtttTGGAAAAACGCTATCCCAAAGAACCAAATAAtgatagataaataaaatatatcataaataaaattaaacgaCGGTAGTCGACTTGAAGGCCAGACTTACTGGGGTCTCCCATGTAGTCAACATTTTCCCCACACCCGGCGGCCCCTGAGATCACGTGTACAGGTGCCCGGGGGTCGAGGTAGTTCTTGGCCATGACCTGGTAGTCGTAGACCGGCCACAGTCGTTCGTAGGAGTGTTCGTGAGCCTGGAGCACGAGGTCCACCCCCTGGGCCTGAAACAGATCCTCCAGCCTGAAATAACAATTAAGGACGCCATTACGCCATCATAGATTATTGTACTCCATTACGCCATCAAACTTGATCAACTTGATCAAACTTGATCAACGATTATTTGTAAATGAGCAGATGACTCCATTAGACTGTTAGAAATTATAGGACGTCATTACGTTATCGAGAGAAAGCGCGGGAAAGATATTCCAtggttatttataaatttaattagattaaaatataaaacatgtgtAGTCGTTCACTAAAATTCCTCAACAAGTTTTTAAtgataactgaaataaaaaccACACACTGGAGGTGCATGCAGATGTTGCATGACGATAAGAAatagttgattaaaaaaaataactcaatAAACATACTTATTGATTAGGGAAATTGGCATCAAAATGAAACGCTCTGGACATTTATAGTCATAAAGAATTATTATAATTGCTTTTCTCGCCTTTGAACAGGTAGCTAGGAAGATCTGTTAAAATTTTCTGTTCCGGCCGGCGAAACAAACACTGGTACATCAGCAAATAAGAAGTACATATAATTTGATTGGTGGACCACAACACCAAAAACTAAGAGCTATAGATAGGGGAATCTAGCGTGACTACATCAGCCCGTGGAATTTCATTAACTGCTCATCCCAACCACAGACCTTATATTTAGAGCACATGTACTTCATACAGCATCAGGACCGGGTAACTTAGTCACGTAACGTGTTTGCTATTTCGGAATCATTTCAAAGTGACCGACATCAATATCAAAAGTAAAGAATACCCGAGGTAAATGTTTAGGTAACAGGCTATGCGATCCACTATAGTCACAGATAATGGCGGGGCAGATTAATATTACAGAGGGTTAGCTGTGTGTAAGCCGAGAACTACACCACTTATCTATGCAGTGTTTCAATTTTCTCAATGTCTTTTCACATCAATTTGGTCACGATTCTTCAATGGAagcatatttataaatcacaagCCATTACTTAGAATCAATACAAAATTCTTTATTCTGTgagagaaaaaagaagaatGTGACTTGATATTAAATTGGGTGCACGGCGGCTATAAACATGGAACTGAGATCTAACGCCGAGGTCACGTGTAGTATAAATTGCTAAGTCAGCTTTATAAAGAGAGGCAAAATTTATTTAGACACTTGGTCCTTTCTTAAGACATGACTGGCGAGTGGCGATGTGGTCTTATCTACCAGTCTACGGGCATCCACCATAATTATATAGAACCATTAtgacaagaccttggactttcggttggatgtagctgtctatttcttgcgtcaaaacaagttaaaaatgacgcggtttcaagcgaaatatgcaccgatttcGTAGTCTTgcctcaaaagccagacaaatcttgttgatttcaaagagcagtggctgagtggccagcaatgaaatagacaggcctatgtcacgttgctgtttgacacaactacccaaagtccaagctcttgttaaaatggttctaaatagtgcctgtttgggagggtaactgttgaaattgacaccccgagaaagccattgtcaaccgacgcgaagcaggccttaatcattttattatacGGAATGTCttagttttaaagaaaattttactgcttttatatagaaatgaaatgaattctacggcaaaccgtaagcgcataatttacgcgcatacATTTAACAATTcgtttatacaattatttaatgcttgagcagtcgatagacccgaatatttttccctgtagggaacagctcagtatgatctattgcccgaggccaacggccgagggcaatagatcatactgagctgttctctgcaccaagggaaaaaaattcgggtctattgactgttcaagcattaaataattgttttattacctaattccgttTTTAGTATTTTGTGTTTACAATTATAAATTACAGATCGAAGGTTTTCATATCATgaagataaattttaagaacaattgtaaaataaacataataaagttatcttttaattttatagaagtttcactttttctaaaatacgttgccggtccaatagatcgcagtctattgaccggcggtccaatagatcacagtctttTGACCAGCGGTCttatagatcgcagtctattgaccggcagttcaatagATCACTTGCAAATctgaatacacatacaaaatagacgaaaatatttcatttgtaataaaacaacaaaatccctttgattaggtaatagtgttacccgttgccaagtgtgttgctaacgctgagggtaatagaacggattaccatctgcgtcttaaccaatcagatttcagtatttaatatgaaagtataataatattaattgtaCAGGTCATTATgataatgaccttgacctttcttTCTTACCCGTATTTGACCCAGTAACCAAGGATTCGCCCGGTACAGTCGTCAATGTTCTTGTTGGAGCAGTACATCGGTCGATGTCCCATGGCAACGACCCAAGGTCTACTGTGGCGATTTTGATTGGCTTTTATGAGGTCTTTTAGCAGCCAGTCATATTGCTTACACACGTAATCTTGATTTTCGATGAAAAATACCTCGGTGGAATAGCTGTAAAAATGAGAAGCAAATCGTAACGAAGACATAGGACGCGATATGATATCTGTATACACAACCTGGAATTGCAGGCAGGGgaaattggtttaaacatagtgGGAAATTGTAGCCCAAATTACGACTCCTTTAAATGAGTGAAAAAGTCTTGAATTCAAACAATGACAAAATATTCTCCCCCGAATCTGTAGAATTTTCTAACAGATTTAAACCAATTAGATAAACACATAAGTcatttctacctgataaaacaCCTGTCTTGTATTAACGTTATGAAAAGCACGAATGTCATTCTGATGAAACGTGAATATTAACCCTAAAAATGAAATACGTGAATATTTTCCTAATGAAACACAGGTATATTTACCTGATGAAACGTACGCTTGTATATTTACGGGATGAAACACGTGTATATTTTACCTTATGAAACtcttgtattttaaaatgattaagcAGATGAATATTTACCTGATAAAACACGTGCACATTTACCTGATGAAACACGTGCATATTTACCTGATGAAGTGAACTGGCCCTATGTCCACGCTGTACCACAGTCTGTCGTGCCCCATGGGCCAGCCTCCCCCGGGCATGGAGAACCTCACCCTGTAGTGATGCATGTCTTTCTCCAGCTCTGCCAACAGTCACAGAAAATCACTtaattaaacaacttttgtgACATTTAGTCAGAAACcattttaaatctaaaacatGATCGTTTTTAAGATTTACGTTGCAGTTCTCGTGTATCGAGAGTAGGAACTATAAAACCCGAAATCCTGAAATCATGTCATTCATTATCCTTTTAAATCGTGGTACATGCAAATTATTGTCTTCGATATGTGATAAAGAGCAGCTTGTAGCCAAGGCAATGACCGCTTGAAAAGGGGGAAGAGGtgcaggacccccccccccccccccccccagcataGGATGTGAGACACACTCGTAAAATTAACTGGGTGTGAATGGTCGCACTACCAATGAGTGAAAGGTTGGATTTAcatcattacatgtaaatctttcTTGTTCCTTTGGCGCTTATTTTTCAGAGTATCATGATCTTATTACAAATtacaagacaaaaaaaaaacctttcaaaatgataaaaagaattGTTACCATGGTTACCGGGTGACGTCATGTAGGCAATTCTTGCTGCTATAGCTTCAATTTTTCTCATAAAGTCGTCGCCTACCTATGATAAAAGAATTATTGGTGATGGgaaattcaaagaaattaatCAGGAAAAAACGActcattgttaaaaaattatcgtAAATCGTAAATATCAATATAGGAGTTCAAAGATGTGCATACCTTTCCGCCATTAGAATGAAGGTCATAACCGAAGTCACCAACATGCCACACAGCGTCATAGTTAttttttgtgacgtcatcaagTAGAGCAGGGAATGTTGGGATGCCCCCCACTGCACCCAAGTCACCATACATAAGAAACTTTGCTTGTCTGTCCTTCAgaaaaaaagatgattttttttataaatgaattgttAACGAGATAAGAATCTTAGAAGCTAGTTAGCCTACAGTATAATGATATTGACAGAATATATTTGGATGTATGTACCTatcaaattagtttttaaaaagactacGTGTTGTTTCTGCATGATTAATTTAAGATCCCCGGAGCTACTAGTAAACAAGCAGCGCTTACAAGGAGACTGGAATGTAACAGAATGTAGTCCGCATCGATTTTTTCCCTgaatctttttatcagttggaAAAGGGACAGGAATTTACCGTTTTTGCATCCGGCGTCCTGAAAGAGAACACGGAACTGTTGGTGTGACCTTGACCTCCATTTTGAGTGCATCGGACCTGATAGAAATGTCGTCTGCCAGCTGATAGGCCCTGCAAAATTACCACAAACCTTATACCTGTTTCAAGAACAAATCAAGAAATACGTAATATAGTTGCGGTTTAATTACAAGTGTTTTTCCTCGACTATACATCAATTACTACATTGTACCATCCAAAGACAAAAAAGTGACACctttactttgttttttttgatGTGGAATTTTCAGTTGCATGTTATCTCCATGCTTATCAtcatacttttaattttaattaaatatatgtagATACGATTGATACAAGCTGGCAAGTCAGGAATTAATCTGACATTTTATGCaagttcaaaattttctttattaccAATCATCATTTAATGGTACATCAACATGACGTACCTTAAGCTCTGCtctataaataattttcaaagcgTTCCAACTATCCAGATTTAATGTCGAAGTGTAACTGGTGGAATGATTTGTCATGTTCTCGGCGGAGGTTCCATAAGCCACGTGACATGTGATGTGTGATTTACAAGACCACATGACCACCATGATGTCGGGGCGGTCTCCAAAGCTGATGTGAATCTGTTCGGGAACATCCAGCGCGTCAACACCTGAAACAAATAGCATAGAATTCGATTAATAtcaaaaattagttttcaaCGAATTACTagttttaagaataaatccCAAGTAAGACACGTCATCAGGTAGGTAAGTAGGTACGGTATgtaatgtacatacatgtagtaagagCAAGCTAAGGTGAACACCTACTGACAAACGAATCAGGAACAGGAAAACTGGCACATACTAGTcttcgtacatgtacatgcatatgcatAGAATAcctcttttaaaaacaagaatgaAGTCCCCCTTCTATGtagtattttattttctcaTCAAACCTGAACAACTAGAATAagggttatttttttcattgaatacTTTTTTTGAATTTCGTCGGTCCTAGCTATAAGACACGAAGGCTGTGCGGACAAATCGTATTCCGCGCGTTACCGTTGATACAGTTTATCAAGCACTTCTCTCACCTCGATCTGATTGACAGTTCATACCGAGGACACAAGCGCTTCTCTCACTGTGACATGATCAACAGTTCACACCGAGGACACAAGCGCTTCTCTCACTGTGACTTGATCAACAGTTTATACCAGAGTATCAAACGCTTTTCCCACTGTAATCTGATAGACAGTTTTTACCAAAGAATCAAACGCTTTTCCCACTGTGATCTGATAGACAGTTTATTCCCGAGACCCAAGTGTTTCTCTCACTAAGACATGACTGACAGTTCATATACCGGGGACACACTTTGCTATGATTGACAGTTTATACCGGAAACTCAAGCGTTTCTTTCCCTGTGACCCGCTTGGCAGTTAATACCGCGGACTTAATCTTCAAGAGCTGTCTCACTTTGACCTGAAAGACAATCAGGTGCTTCCCTCACTGTGACCTGTTAGACACAGTGAGTATAATTTTGACGAGTTCTCTGAGTTTATATACCGAGGACTCGGGCACTGAGTCCATACGGGGTCGCGAGAAAACACGGGATCCGCGTCGGCCGTAGTGTGTTTGTGACGACCTGATGATAATTGACTGTGATCTAAATTTCCGGAATGAGATGAAAGCTTTACTTTTTTCCAATGTGATAAAGCATGCCTTTTACTTAGAAACAAGTTCTTAACATCTTAATTAGCTTCCAAACATCAAAAGTGGTTTATGTCCCTGCCGTGGGGGAACTGTGTCGATCGATTTTCACGTGGAGCATCAGCTTCCCTGCGTTAAGATATAAGAGGCCTCTTTTGTAGAGAGTTCTGTGcagtatttaattttagaaCCTAAAAATTGACTAAATTGTATGAGGCAATCTTTCTCATTAAAAAGAACAAAagagcaacaacaaaaaaccccgAATACATTGGTACATAAGCGTTAAAATGCGGTAATGTGTTGTCCCTGCAATGTAATATAGCAATAGCTCAAAGGGCTCAAAGTTAATGTCTTCCCGCCCAAATAGTACAATgcaaataatttctctttgatTTATATACCTTATCGGTACAAACATATATTTGAACATGTTTTTATTGCAGTTTGTCAGAATTTATTCTAATTTTTGCTAAACATATCATGCAAAACCAGAAAATTTCCCATGAGGATCCGCTGGACATTTTTGTTTGCTGGAGGAGGGGGTCATAtgaatttataaagtttgaatttttcagggaGGGGAATCCGGACCGGTCTTATTTACAAGTGCAATTAATGAACAAAAACGGCGATGTGTGCACTCAAGTCAAATACTGAATATGTCATATTTAGAGGTTTGGGTAATTTGAGGTTTTCTGGATTTTTATTCTGTTTTCTGTCATCATTCGTCGAGTTTGCATTGGTGGCAAGGCCGTTTGAACTGTGGGTTAGCGTAGACAAACTATACCCATAGTCCTCTGGCGGAAGATACTTTATTGCATGTGATCAAGTGCACTTGCACCAGCTGAAACAACAGTCCTGGGGTATACAAATGGAATGGAATAAAGAGTAGCGTTCATTATGTTACTGAgataaaagataataaaaaagtgaaaaaatcaTCTTGCGATGAAGTCAGCCATCGGTTACATGGTCTTGACGCTGCCTGTTTCCTATGGGATGCTTCATGCAATGGAAATAATGATTCGCTGCGGGCGGTTAAGGTAAAGTACCGATGACTTCCGAGGGTAGATTAGTGTACAGCATAAGAggacttttattgaaaaaacttACAAGTAGGGGTAGTAGACATGTTAATGGTGAAGATTCATCTTTGCGTCTACCGATGATCCCTCGATCAGATAAAACAATTCGACAAGAACCCCTTATAAAATACTTCAATTCGCCTTAGATATTTTTCCGGATTCTCGGAGATTTAACTTATCATCGGGATAAGCCTCCTTGATTTGAGAAATATGACTGGTTCTTCCGGAGCGGGTATCCGTAGAAACGCCGTCAACAGGAAGCGAGtggttaaagtacatgtacactagGGTACACTAGAGTACACTGGACACCCCTGAGTCAGCCCCAGCTTCCTGTGTCTAACGTCTCAGCACAGGAGGATTTCATAATTAGATGAGTTTTTGTGTCATAAAAATGAATGACACAGCGGGTTGGGGAAACAGTGACCAGTATTTGGTGTAAAAACAGCGCCGGGGGTGAAATGTAAATCTGGTTTATAACAGAGTACGTAGATCGATCAAGAAGGTGATTAAGTGTGATCAGCTGATGAATGCAGGTGAACACTCTCACAAACATGCTGGTCGGTGACCTAATTAGAATTTCACTAATTACTATTAGTTACAATAAATGTTATTTGAATTCAGTACATTTAATCCTggcaaagaattttaaaatccttgctgcaataaaatgtattattattacTTGTCTTCACGTGGCATGTAGGGCGAaccataaattttataattaaaaacctGTCAGTGATTTGAAAAGACATTGTTTACGTCAATAAATGGATATAGTACAAGTACTCAGAAAACCAACACTCTAAAgattaaatataaaacttgTGTGAGGTAAAAATGGTTCAGATTAAGCTCATGAccacaataaaaacaatttctgaAAAGGATTCGCAAATATAATAAATCGtgtaagtaaaaattgtacacgaTTTATCCCCAATAAATCATACATGTTGCCTGCACACATCCGGGTTCGTGTTTGTTTTTCAGAAGCGGGTACGAGCTTAGAAATTCTCATGATCAAGACCCACCCCATGGGAGTTTTCACCCTTAAACACCTGAAAGAGTTATACCGATTTCAGAAAGCtacaacgagagagagagagagagagagagagagagagagagagagagagagagagagagagagagagagagagagagaggggcaGGTGCGTTTGCTGGACAGCAGTAATCATGTAATTATAACAGTGATCGACATAAAGTTTACTGTTAGAAACTCGGCGAGGAAGACAAGACAAATAGCGTAATCTAGTGTGATGTCGTCCATTGAAACAGAGCCCTCAATAATGGATATCGAGTGTTAATTAAAGCAATAGATCTCGCCCGGTTATGTAAGGATTACCCAGGTTGACACAGTCGGTTCTCTGACGACACCTGCCTAGAACTTCATCAAACACTCACACACAAACAGATTACGGCGCAGACCCAACCGTTATCGATTGATTTGGTAGACTATTGTACTAACACTTAACAGTacgtaatcaaagtactgagagtaccaAAAGACGGAAGCTGTAAAGTATATATGCCGCGTATATCTGGCGGGAAGTGTGTGGTAGGGTAATATTCTTTCAAGAGATAATTCGAATATAAGACTCTTTATATCAATGTGGCAATGTAGAGATATTCTCAGCACTGTATCGTATTGATAAGCAGTCGATCTGTACCTGGAGTCGGTGTCATCTCAGGCTACAGCAGCGCGCCGTGAAACCCGCCATTATGAGTGATAATAACCAATTTAACCAAGAGCAAAATGTTTGTACTTTTGATGACTGTACTTCTGTCCCCGACTTTGATTTCCACTGCGTTAACTAACAGGCGCAGTTTATTATAACCAGAACACAGCATGGAGTTATTAAAATTTACCTCAAAATCGCTGTGCTAATTATGAGTAAACAAGCGTagactttcatgaaaaaaaaaaattagacattATGCTGACGAAATTGTGAACTTAATGTTGTACTTTAGCAAATCAACTTAATAAAAATAACTGTCGACGTaagcaacaaaaaataaaaaatgcaacaaGCAGTATTATGTTTTCCGGATTTCTTCTCGATGTAAGCATTTTTGACTGTATGTTTCTTAAAAAAGTTAAgctacatttgtacatgtattttgcatgcctgtgtaaatgtttaacaatttaacgtagctgtattgataaacatgtgACATGAGTTTCTGTTTGGGTTGGGGGTATTTGAACTTGCAAAAAATAACCCctcttgattttattttctaaatacatgtatatgagagagagagagagagagagagagagagagagagagagagagagagagagagagagagttttgctTCGTGAGCAGCATTAACATCCGCCCGTCAAATAAATCCATGCATCCGTTTTCAAGTGTATTAATCATAATCTAGGGATTATTGTATTCATCAAATTCCGGCGATTTTAAAAAGAGAGTTCGTGATGTTAAGGATGTTTGTACATGGGGAGACACACTAGGAGGAAGCCGGACGAAAAATGTTAAACATCTCCATAAAATGTCGTGTATAGAAGTATACTTTACAtgattttgcaaacaaaaaagtaaacgaataatatatatttatttttttgttcaaaatcgTATCGTTTTgcattatatacattaaaaataattataatcgtTTGTATATTTTACTTATAGTATTATGATACAATTAAATAACATTGGAGCTTGAAATATCATTACGGAAATTTTGCCGTAAATTTGAAATTCTATTTACGagcaaaaagtaaaaaaaatacagcgaAAAAAGTTTTTTTGGTGAACAGTCATTATAATGACAAAATGCTCTTGGTGAGCTTCCGCGTAAAACACCGATGCTTATTAATTaaccttaaatatttattaaaagttgGGGTGTATGATTGATGAAGAAGATAATATagttacataaattacattttgattttttcccttgttttgtcaataaaaaaaggaaaacagatttcttctttctataaaaaaaataacggtTGGATACCTCGCCTATTTTACATCTTAAGTGAGCAACTTCACTGAAAACTTACCTGAAATGGAGAGCTGTGTCGCCAGAATCAGGAAGACAGCTGACAGCAGAGCGCACATGTTGACCAGTACCCGTCCCCCCGGCGGTACACGAATGAAGACCGCGTCAGAGCGCCGTACAGGTAGCCAGCTCTACATGTAAGATCCGCACTGTCAGCTGATAtaggaagtaaaaaaaaaaaacacggaGAGAGCTAGCATCTTCAAATCGATCACTCGCGCACTGAGCGCTCATCGAGGACACGTGATCTAAGTAAAGGCGTTACCGATCCCGGCAATACAGCGCATTCCGATTATTCTTTAATTTCAGCGCCATTCGGTGCAAAAATCATTCCTGCACTGAaagctttttatttttcttccgaTAACAAAGAAGCCGTTAAAAAGATAGTTTTCCCCTTAAATGATATGCCTTAATCTCTATTAA is part of the Magallana gigas chromosome 3, xbMagGiga1.1, whole genome shotgun sequence genome and harbors:
- the LOC105325385 gene encoding acid phosphatase type 7 isoform X2; translation: MSTTPTCVDALDVPEQIHISFGDRPDIMVVMWSCKSHITCHVAYGTSAENMTNHSTSYTSTLNLDSWNALKIIYRAELKGLSAGRRHFYQVRCTQNGGQGHTNSSVFSFRTPDAKTDRQAKFLMYGDLGAVGGIPTFPALLDDVTKNNYDAVWHVGDFGYDLHSNGGKVGDDFMRKIEAIAARIAYMTSPGNHELEKDMHHYRVRFSMPGGGWPMGHDRLWYSVDIGPVHFISYSTEVFFIENQDYVCKQYDWLLKDLIKANQNRHSRPWVVAMGHRPMYCSNKNIDDCTGRILGYWVKYGLEDLFQAQGVDLVLQAHEHSYERLWPVYDYQVMAKNYLDPRAPVHVISGAAGCGENVDYMGDPKPWSAFRADTASSHSYGRLIVVNRTHLLFEQVSVDFNSTIDKFWLVQNNHGPRIGNWECKDGYYNNHPTCKCPLPFHYVTVAVFGGVFIFIVIAMSIYFCTKCCHICRCCQNKCCTGSAKCYTGSAKCCDSFSVDRGFCRNRSRLKETSSRFKLLDDDEEEDLII
- the LOC105325385 gene encoding acid phosphatase type 7 isoform X1, whose translation is MCALLSAVFLILATQLSISGVDALDVPEQIHISFGDRPDIMVVMWSCKSHITCHVAYGTSAENMTNHSTSYTSTLNLDSWNALKIIYRAELKGLSAGRRHFYQVRCTQNGGQGHTNSSVFSFRTPDAKTDRQAKFLMYGDLGAVGGIPTFPALLDDVTKNNYDAVWHVGDFGYDLHSNGGKVGDDFMRKIEAIAARIAYMTSPGNHELEKDMHHYRVRFSMPGGGWPMGHDRLWYSVDIGPVHFISYSTEVFFIENQDYVCKQYDWLLKDLIKANQNRHSRPWVVAMGHRPMYCSNKNIDDCTGRILGYWVKYGLEDLFQAQGVDLVLQAHEHSYERLWPVYDYQVMAKNYLDPRAPVHVISGAAGCGENVDYMGDPKPWSAFRADTASSHSYGRLIVVNRTHLLFEQVSVDFNSTIDKFWLVQNNHGPRIGNWECKDGYYNNHPTCKCPLPFHYVTVAVFGGVFIFIVIAMSIYFCTKCCHICRCCQNKCCTGSAKCYTGSAKCCDSFSVDRGFCRNRSRLKETSSRFKLLDDDEEEDLII